In the genome of bacterium, the window TTTGAGAGCGATTTTGTCGCGAAGACTGAGCAAAACCGCAGGCGTAGTTGTTCTACGGCGAGGTTTTGCGATTGATGAGCGGCAAAAGCGGGCCAAAAGCCGGATGCGAGAACGAAGGTTTTATTTACGGATAAGCCCTAAGAAAGGACAGAGCCATTCCTAACGTCGAAGGCAACCTCACGGGTTTAAAAAAGAGCCAGATATACGCCCTCGAACGCACCTACCGGCGGAGGGTCCCCCCTGCGGAGCTGATAACCGCCGAGCTCGCCCAGCACATCGGGAGCATCTCCCGCGAGACGGGCAGGCAGGTTGGGGTGCTCATCGACCGCAAGGGCGAGGTCAGGCACGTCATCATCGGCGACGACGAGGGGATAGTCATTCCCGATCTCTCCAGCTACAGCCTCGGCAGGGGGAAGCTCCGGCAGCTTCGGTGCGTCCACACCCACCTTCGGGGAGAGGGGCTGAGCGAGGACGACATCGCCGATCTCACCCTCCTTCGCCTTGATACTATGGCTGCGCTGACAATCGACGGGGAGGGGCGGCCCGAGACGATTCACCTTGCGCACCTTCTGCCCCAGAACCCCGAGGGTGAGACTTATAAGGTCTCGAAGCCCGAGAGCTTTTACGGAATCCGCCTCGATTTCGGGGCTTTCATAACCGCCCTCGGCGACGAGATAACCTCGAAGCAGGAGAAAACCAGGCAGGTAAAGGGCGCGGACAGAGGGATTCTGGTCCACGTCTCACTTCTTCCCAAGGCGGAGATAGAGGAGCGCCTCGAAGAGCTCAAAGAGCTTTGCAGGACCGCCGGAGTCGAGGTAGCCGACATAGTCGTCCAGAAACCCCGGCAGGCGAACCCGCGCTTTCTGCTCGGCGAGGGAAAGATACGAGAGGTCATAGCCTCCGCCCTCCAGAAAGGGGTAGATCTTCTGATCTTCGATCAGGAACTCACCCCCGCGCAGGCCCGCGCCATCTCCGAGCTGACCGACGTGCGCGTCATCGACCGCACCCAGCTCATTCTGGACATCTTCGCAAAGCGCGCCCACACGCCGGACGGCAAGATACAGGTCGAACTGGCGCAGCTCCGCTACATTCTGCCGCGCCTCGCCGGAAAGGGCATCTCTATGAGCCGCCTTATGGGCGGCGTGGGCGGAAGAGGCCCCGGCGAATCGAAGCTGGAAATGGACAGGCGCAAGGTGCGCGACAAAATATCCCAGCTTGAAAAGCGCCTCGAAGGCTTCTCGAAGGGCCGAGTGGAACGCAGAAAAAAAAGGACCCGCGCGGGAGTTCCCATAGTCTCGATAGTTGGCTATACCAACGCCGGAAAATCCACGCTTCTCAACGCCCTGACGGCCTCGGATGTCTTCACCGAGGACCTTCTCTTCGCGACTCTCGACACCTCCACGCGAAGGTTGCGCTTCCCTAAGGAGCGCGAGGTCATAATCACCGATACCGTCGGATTTCTGCGCGACCTCCCCAAGGGGCTCGTCGGGGCCTTCAAGGCCACGCTGGAGGAGCTTGACGACGCGAACCTCCTCCTTCACGTGGTGGATATCTCTAACCCCGCCTACGAAAAGCAGATAAGTTCCGTCGAGGCGCTTCTCGGCGAGCTAGGCCTCGGCCAGAAGCCCGTGATACTGGTGTTCAACAAGGCCGACCGGCTGCCCAGGGAGCTTGCCGAGGAACTCGGGCGCAAGGAGAACGCGATAGTCATGTCCGCCAAGGACCGTTCCACCTTCGCGCCCCTCCTGAACGAGATGGAGAGAAGATTCTGGCAGGAAGCCGAAGGGGCGGCAAACGTCCCCGGAAGCGACGAGGTCCACTGATGGCTTCGCAGAATAAAACCGTCAAGGAAACCCAGGTGATCCTCGCCCGCATCATGCAGCCGCAGGACGCCAACCCCGCCGGAAACGTCCACGGCGGCACGGTGATGAAGATAATCGACGACGCGGCCGCCGCCGTCGCTATGCGCCACGCGCGCTCCAACGTAGTGACGGTCTCCATCGACCGCCTCGACTTTCACGAGCCGGTCTACGTGGGCGACCTCATCACCCTTCACTCCTCGATGAACTATGTAGGCAGAACCAGCATGGAGGTCGGGGTGAGGGTAGAGGCGGAGAACCTCAGGACCGGCGTTGTCCGCCACACAGCTTCCGCTTACCTTACCTTCGTCGCTCTTGACGACAAGCTGCGGCCTCTACCCGTGCCGGGACTGATTACGGAGACCCCCGAGGAGCAAAAGAGATTTGAAGAGGGGAGACTCCGGCGCGAGGAGCGGATAAAGCAGGCCAAGGCGAAAAAGGAGTCCAAAAAGTGAAAACCAGATTTGAACCGAACGGAATCGCGACGGGCATTGGAAGTTTTCCCTTCAAAGACCCCGAGGAGGCGGTAAGAACCGTTCTCAAATACCTCCCCGAGTGCCCCTTCTGGCCGCAGCTTCCGAGACTCAGCCGCCTGGAAGGCATGACGGAGCAGTACGTCGAGGGATTCCCCGGTCTGGTAGAAACTTCCGGCTCCGAAAGGGTAGACACGGTCGGCAAGGGGCAGTCGGAGCTTCCGGCCTTTTACGAAAAAGCACTTTCGGGGAGCCTCGAAGGTTTTTCTCTGCCTGAGGAGAGGGCGAAGGGGTTTTACGCCTTCGAGAAAATCCTCGAAAAAGAACGCCCCCAAAACCTGAAATTCGTAAAGGGCCACGTCACCGGGCCGGTAACCCTCGCCTCCGGCCTTAAAGACCAAAACGGCAGGGAACTCGTCAACGACGAGACCTTCCGCGAGGCCGTCGCCGTTAAGATAGCTAAAAACGCCCTCTGGCAGGTCAGGCGTCTTGAAAGATTCGGCGTTCCGGTGGTGATCTTCCTCGACGAACCGGTGATGGAGGTTTTCGGCTCCGCCTTCTCGACGCTGGACAAAGAAACGGTGCTTTCCCTGTGGGAGCCGTCTTTAAAGGCTCTTGACGAGGCGGGCGCGATCTCGGGAATCCACTGCTGCGGCAACACCGACTGGGAGCTGCTCTTCGACAGCGGAGTCGGAATCGTCAACTTCGACGCCTTCAACTATGTCGAAAAGATGCTGCTCTACGCCGACAAGGCGAAGTCCTTCATGGATAGGGGCGGCGCGCTCGCGTGGGGCATCGTTCCCACGAGCCCGGAGATTAAAGAGGTAAGCGCCGGGGATCTCCTGAAAAAACTGAACGAGGGGTTTTCGGCTTTCGAGAAGAAAGGCATTCCGCTGGATCTTCTGCGCAGGCAGTGCCTTCTCACGCCATCTTGCGGCATGGGAAGCCTCTCGGTCGAGGACACGGTGGACGTTTTGAAAAAGCTTTCCGAGCTTTCAAGGATGTTTCGCTCACAATACTAATCAGGAGAAGGACTTATGAAACAGATGACTCATCTCAAGATCAGTCCTACCCTCGTGGGCAAAATCGAATGCGTCGAGCCTGAAAATGCGATAGCCACCCTAAAGGCGACCCCGGAGATGTGCGCCGACGAGCGGGGGCTCGTCCACGGCGGCTTTACCTTCGGCCTCGCCGATTACGCCGTCATGGTCGCCGTCAACGACCCCAACGTGGTTCTCGGTTCCTCGCAGGTAAGGTTCCTTCGCCCCGTCACGGCGGGTCAGACGATGCGGGCCGAGGCTCAGGTGACCAGCGCCGAGGGCAAGAAGCGCATCGTGAAAGTTACAGTCACCGTCGAGGGGCAGCCGGTGATGGAGGGCGAGATGACGGCTTTTGTGCTTCCGAAACACGTACTCGATTAACAGCCGCGGCTTCCTCTTTCGGCGAATGGTTGCGTCGTTTCTCGGGCGCTCCCGTCGTAGTGACGCTACTGCCTGCGACCACGCGCCCTGCGGACTCCTTGCCCTTCGCCGAAATAGATTGCCGCATTTGGGGAGCCCTGCCGCCTGGCTTTCGCTGCACGTCTCTTGAAACCGGGGTTCTCGCGACGTTTTTTAAAAAGTCTCTGAAAAAGCCTTTAGCCGCAAGCCCGCCTTGCGGCTTTTTTCGTTTATCCGCGCCGTGTTCCGGCAGGTATACTTGCTCTGTTGCCTGAAAAAACCATTACCGGAGCTGATGGCTTTATGAAAGACAGACTTCTTTGCGTTCAAAA includes:
- the hflX gene encoding GTPase HflX: MPNVEGNLTGLKKSQIYALERTYRRRVPPAELITAELAQHIGSISRETGRQVGVLIDRKGEVRHVIIGDDEGIVIPDLSSYSLGRGKLRQLRCVHTHLRGEGLSEDDIADLTLLRLDTMAALTIDGEGRPETIHLAHLLPQNPEGETYKVSKPESFYGIRLDFGAFITALGDEITSKQEKTRQVKGADRGILVHVSLLPKAEIEERLEELKELCRTAGVEVADIVVQKPRQANPRFLLGEGKIREVIASALQKGVDLLIFDQELTPAQARAISELTDVRVIDRTQLILDIFAKRAHTPDGKIQVELAQLRYILPRLAGKGISMSRLMGGVGGRGPGESKLEMDRRKVRDKISQLEKRLEGFSKGRVERRKKRTRAGVPIVSIVGYTNAGKSTLLNALTASDVFTEDLLFATLDTSTRRLRFPKEREVIITDTVGFLRDLPKGLVGAFKATLEELDDANLLLHVVDISNPAYEKQISSVEALLGELGLGQKPVILVFNKADRLPRELAEELGRKENAIVMSAKDRSTFAPLLNEMERRFWQEAEGAANVPGSDEVH
- a CDS encoding acyl-CoA thioesterase, with product MASQNKTVKETQVILARIMQPQDANPAGNVHGGTVMKIIDDAAAAVAMRHARSNVVTVSIDRLDFHEPVYVGDLITLHSSMNYVGRTSMEVGVRVEAENLRTGVVRHTASAYLTFVALDDKLRPLPVPGLITETPEEQKRFEEGRLRREERIKQAKAKKESKK
- a CDS encoding thioesterase — encoded protein: MKQMTHLKISPTLVGKIECVEPENAIATLKATPEMCADERGLVHGGFTFGLADYAVMVAVNDPNVVLGSSQVRFLRPVTAGQTMRAEAQVTSAEGKKRIVKVTVTVEGQPVMEGEMTAFVLPKHVLD